GGGTTGCCcacattttttacatttagaAGACACTGAGTGAGCCTTTATCCTTAAATAAGACAGGTAAAATAAGCTTTAATTTGCATATCTATGTGCCGGCGTACATGCTACTCTTGAATTTATTGTGGGTGTAAtggtttgaaaaaggttgaatctGATTACATCTGACACGTTACAGGAAATGTTTTAGAAAATATTGTCTCTATTGTACAACATCCACAGTTGGAGTGATTTTAGCCGATTACGGCAGCAGCTGGAAGGAGCACCGCCGCTTCGCTCTGATGACCCTGAGAAACTTCGGGATGGGCAAGAACTCGATGGAGGACCGCATTCATGGAGAGATCAAATATGTTGTTAAGACACTGGAGGGGAGCATTGGTGAGCCAACCTCAGCTCCATGACACTGGATTTAAGTTGATGTTAAtggttaaaatgtttgttttggttcaatACTGGGTCAAAACTGAGTCAACGCTTTGCCATTTACAGGTAAACCCTTCAGTCCTCAGGTTATGTTTCACAACGCCGCCTCCAACATCATCTGCCAGGTTCTGTTTGGTACGCGTTACGATTACGACGACAACTTCATCAAAGTCATCGTTCAGTGCTTTACCGAGAATGCCAAAATGGCCAATGGGCCGTGGGCGATGGTGAGTTCAGGTACATGTAGCAATGACTTTCAGGCCCCGCTCACACGACAACGTTTGTAGTATGAGTATTAGTTTagtgttttcattccagaaaagttttgtgtttactcggtaatgttttgaaaaagatatccgtttccatggcagaaacactcaagacaatgtagttttcatgtttagCCACTAGAGGgtactgttgtttgttttaatgatgaAGCCAGCAGACatgcaaagagaaaaacaagttttaagCGTTACAATGGCAAGAGCACCAACACTTATATGACCAGACATCGAAGTTTAACTGCTGCTATGAGTCGATATAAACTATAAAACGAGCAAGTCCCAGGAGAccctggactgggagtcatgacactctggaggaaaactttGTTCTTCATGTTGATCAACACATACGAACAGAAGAACCATTTAGGATGGAGTTGGAGCATATTCTTAAAGATCCACCTCAGAAGCAGCTTtcagaaagctgcattttcaatgTCTCTCAGAaccgttgtcgtgtgaacagacacccaaaCTGCAacgaaagttttgtgttttcgcttgataacgttgtcgtgtaaacgaggcctcagTATTGCTGTTTGTTACTGCCAGCACATTTTTCATCCTTTGTTTGTCACACAACCTAAGAActctaaaatgcaaaaaatgattcgactcagtgtttttttttttggaaaatctgTAATCTCTCTGTTTCTGTACTCATTGTCTTCACAGCGTAGCTCTAATTAGCTCTACTTTACAATCAGAAAGCTAATGAGTCTGTCactgactacgtttacatgcagtcattAAGTGTTTCATAACCGTAACTAGCAGTAACTTAATCAAAGAATGGCGTGCATGTTGTAGTAGTACGAActgctctgtctgtgttttcaaacGGACATGTTAAAATGTAACACGCTGTAATGTCCTCAGACGTCCTGTTCGTAGTCACTGGAGAACAGAAGACACAGAAGCAGATCTGTACGGCAGCTACAGCTCCATTTCCAGTTCTTCACGTTCTGTCCTTGTGTTAATGAAGACCACGAGGAGCAGTAGTGTGAAGGTGGATCcgccttgctgctgctgctcctgttgtttttatttttggataTTCATGACATTTCGGAGCCTCGTGGTTTAGACGGGGTTATTCCAACTGATAACAATCATCATGTATCCGGCAGTAACTGTCTGCTCATGCATTTAAACAGGTgtttaaatgcatgtttacatgtttcagaaactggaattttgaccttaacctgaatattgactgcattTTAACGTCGCTACACCATGTCTGACAAAAACTCTGTAACTTCTAGACTTTGTCAGATGGTCCAACAGACCGGACTGAACCTTCTTCCCAGCCAATTTTAGACTGGCTTTATGTGAAACACTGTTTTAGAGAGTGTAATAGTGCTTTTCCTGAACATGTTAAAATTTAATATTGACAGTTTCTTTGCAGACAAAACCTTTGCAGCTCCTTGTGATATCTGACACTCTAGACTGGAAACAGCTTCTTCATGGGCTGAAGGAGGATCCAGTCAGACCAGCATGCTAACATGATCAAGAAAATGCTCACCAAGTGTCACTTAACCTGAAATCTCACATCGGTGTGTATTTCTTTGCcgataaataaaatgtttctgttttaatttcttCACAGTTGTATGACTCGTTGCCGATCATCCGGAACCTCCCACTGCCCTTCAGGAAGGCCTTCAAAAATGGAGTGGTAAAATCAGCAGCACATGTGCTCAAAATCAATACATAAATGTAGTTTTgacaatgaaacaaacaagacTGATGATTTCGGTGTGTGTTGTTTATTCTTCGTTGAAGACTGTTCGAGCTCTTGGAAGACAGTTGTTAACGGAGCACAAAAAGACGAGAGTCCCCGGAGAGCCACGAGACTTTCTCGACTGTTACCTGGATGAGCTGGataaggtgcgttcaggtgctaaAAGAGACGGCACACTGCCTATTTTCCACTGCAAACTAAGTTTAAATCACCCATGATCCATTTGAACCTGACTGTGTTTATGCCATTTGTCCATAAGATGCAGATATGAAAGTGTTTGTCTTTCCAGAGGGGAGAAGATTCTTCATTTTCAGAAGATCAGCTCATCATGTACTTCCTTGATCTTCACTTTGCCGGGACAGACACGACCTCCAACACTCTGCTGACTGGGTTTTTCTACCTGATGAACTTCCCCCACATACAAGGTACACATGGATATGCAGATTTGTCTTTTTATAGGACTGCTGCTTGACTTGATGTTTTCCTGAGTGagacaataaatgtttttttttaatgttttgttcttCAGTGGTGTTGGTTTCATTTGTTAAGTTGAGCATGTGATGTGAAATGTGAGATGTTatctcgccctcacagaaagaTGTCAGCAGGAGATCGACCGGGTGCTGGAGGGAAAGGATCAAGTCTCTTTTGAGGACAGACATAACATGCCCTACATGCAGGTACTGCCCAGCATCACtaagaaaaaaactcttcttCGTTCTGTTAGTGGTCAGCTCAGGAAGCTACCATACAGCAGATCTGTGAGAGAGTTCAGATCAGTTCTATCAGCTCAGGGAACAAACcctcaaacagaaaactgactgatcatcagataaaaacaggacaaacTCGAGCAAACTCTCTTCACCCAGGCTGTGATCCATGAAGTGCAGAGAGTGGCCAACACCGTCCCGCTGAGTGTCTTCCACTGCACAACCAAAGACACCGAGCTCATGGGGTATTCAATCCCCAAAGTGAGTGGAAGCTGCTTCAGGGTGTTTCAGCATCTGAGGCAGGAGGGTGAAGAGCTGCAACTgtccttgttttgtttggttcattctcTCTTCAGGGCATGATGATCATCGAGAACTTGACCTCAGTGCTGAACGAGGAAGGCCAGTGGAAGTTCCCTCATGAATTCAACCCTGAAAACTTCCTCAACGACCAGGGAGAGTTTTTCAAACCAGAGGCCTTCATGCCTTTCTCTGCAGGTCGGACCACTCCAGCGCACACCCAGAGAGCCGTGCACAGACAGGCTGAGCCTCATGTTCCTCTTGCTGTATGTCCTCAGGTCCTCGGATGTGTCTCGGAGAGGGTCTGGCTCGCATGGAGCTCTTCCTCATCCTGGTCACTCTGCTGAGGAAGTTTAAGTTCATCTGGCCTGAGGACGCAGGAGAACCAGACTTCACGCCGGTCTATGGAGTCACTTTGACTCCGAAACCGTATCACATGAAGGTGGAGCTCAGGTCAACACAGTGAGGCggcctgcagacacagcaggACGGCACCGAGACACAGATCAACCCAAAACTCTCACTCTGGCTTCGAGGCGTGACTTTAGCCACTGAGTCTTCCCTCTGACGATTTTACAGAGGTCCCCGGTGACGGCTGGACGACCCCCAACATCTCAAAAGCAGCAGCAAGGTTTATACATAACAAGACATGTTCATGAAATTACTGTGCATCTACTGGATTGTGCGATTTAGTGATTTCTTGGTGTAGCCTAATAAGGATGGtggttataaataaaatgtctgacTTAGGAAAATAGATGCAAAATATGAAACTTGACATATTTATGACAAAGAGCTCGAGTGTTAAGTATcaggaaaacagacaaaacagaacCGAATGCATCTTGTGCACTTATTGAATAAATATAATGTATTGTTTGTACTAAATGCATGTAATTTAATGTAGTTTAGCGAATGTCTTACATTTGAATGCAGTCCATGTTTAAAGCTGTACCATAGTAGAGCAATGTAACATGAATGCATCATAAAACAAGTATTTCAAAGGAATTCACAAAAAGTTATTGAGTTGTAGTAGAAAGCCGGTTTGTGTTTGTCATCCTGCTGAGAAAAGAAACACTCGGattcagggggaaactgctgctgggggttacacaaacacaaagcttaAATAAGCAGCAAATGATTAATTTCTATCAATGAATTACTGAGGTTTTTCACAAGCTGGGTGCTTCAGAGGAAAGTTACTGTGAATATCATAGTTCACATATGATTCGTCCGTGCTGTTACGGTCAAGAAAGCTTGGCTTCACTGAGACCACAACACACGAAGTAAAAGGAATACATGGAAGCTGGGGAGACACAGACAGGGCGCAAAACTGAACACAGGCAGCAGATGGGGCTAAAGGACACCGGCAGGACAGCTCGACCCTGACACGCTCACCTGGGCccagtatttcaaaaaaataaatccagattAAATTGATCCAAATCCCACTTTCCTGATCCACGGATCAGGATCCTCTATCCCggtatttcaaaactttgctaGACTGGATCAGAATAATCCTGATCCTGTCGGATTGAGAGTTTCAAATCCATCCCGCCCCTCGGATCAACCCGCCCTCAGGGtcacagacaggagacagaatgTGTGGTGTGTAGATCTTAAGGCTACCGAGATCTTTCATAAATTAATGTACCAAAAGCAAAAGTATTATATAGTCattcaaaatattttctgttgcatGGAGTCAATGTTCACTTCAGTTCTCTGTTTAAACAATTGCCTTGTCACTGACCGTTTGTATTTTGAGATGCATTTTATAAAAGGACATCACAGACtagtgtaataaaataaaaagatagGACAAATGTGAGATATCCAGTAGCTTTACTGAACATaaacaaagggaaaacaaaAGTATTCCTAGAACTTCtaggaaaaatacaaaacaatcaAAGCACTTCTGACCGCTCTTCCCACTGGTTCATCAGGCAGATGTGGTGAAGGTGGAAGATCTCAAGATGGAAACTGAGCGAACACACCAGCAAATTCTACTTGCTAAGGAACAAATAAAACTTACCATGCTTCAGCAAGAACACATCAAGTTAAAAATACAATTACTGGAAAAGCAAATGGAAAAGTAGTGTGAAAACTTTAAGTGTTGGTGTTACAGTTTTGGGTTGAGTAAATTTTTGTTGACTGAATTACTTTCTGACAATTgtgaaatttggatttttttctgttcaacaaaaaaactgtacatgaagagatttaatttattgaaaatatctttttttactAATGATTGCGAGAAACGCAAGTAAAAGCTATCTATCGATGAGTATATGTGGAACTAATACGTGGGATCACACTCTGCTCCTACCCTGAGGTGGGATtaatttaatgctgtttttcaggATAAAACTGATCCAGATTTGGGACTGAAGTTTTGAAATACCCAACACAGGCTCAAATCTGGATTAAAGGCAGGATTGGATTTCCAAATCTGGGTTTAAATTATCAAGATTAAATGGTGTTTGAAATCCCCGATTTTGGATCAGATCTGGGTTTAATCCAGTCCACCAGGATTAATCCTGGTGGATTATGTTTGAAATACTGGGCCCTGGACAGGTCCAGGCCTGAACTGTGGGCGGAAGTTAGAAACACTCATGCATGCATGGGGAGGGAGTGAAATCTTCACCTTTAAAGGCCCAATCAGAACATGAGCTGTCATCAGCCACTGCACCGCTCTGCTGCAGTCTTTACTGCTCCACACGAAATAACAAATAATATTCATAGAACAGAACGGAAAAAGATAATTTAGGttacaatgaaatgaaaaaagtagATAATATGTACAAGGAAATACTAATATTTACAAGCCAAACAATGAATATCTACACAAAGAAAGGCttgactgaaagaaagaaaaaaaacaaacctccttTTGGCTGCCTGAGAGTGATCAGCTGTTCCCTGTAAACATTCCCGGTTTATcaatcaaacatgaaaaaagaagcCCATTTACGGTACATCTTGGATGGAGCAGattaaaactcaccaaactgGAGCCCACATGACACGGTATTTTCGTTTCGGTATGTTCTGTTTTAACTAACAACGGTGTTATGGCCCTTGTAGTCTTGAAAAAAGACGTCAAAAGAGTTGTCTCGTCTTCATGGAGGAGGTTTGCGACTCACTAAAACAAAAAGCACTCGCGGAGATCTATATGTCAAAAaagattatattttttttcaaccaaaaTCGTATCGGCTCTCCGTGGTTGACTTTctaaagaaaatatataaataacgTGTTTAGAGTGGTTGAAAAAACTGTTACTCCTCACCAGGGGCGGATCTAGGATTCTAGGAGATCAGGGGCTTAGCCCTGAGGGTGCAGATgccgatttattttttcctgcattttttgTGCCATGCATACTAaactatctttattttattttttattttttttttacatcaacttgCCACCAATTGAAAGCTGAGAAAGGCACGGAGAGCACTTAAAAATCAGACCCTTTAatgcaggggtggggaaccctggtcctggagggccgcaaacctgcatgttttccatgtctccctgcttcaacacagctgattgcaatgaggctcgttatctggctttctgctggacttggccatgagtcttgattcgattcaggtgtgttgaagcagggagacatggaaaacatgcaggtttgcggccctccaggaccagggttccccacccctgctttaatgattcaaatgtctcaccaccagcagccttgaagtcattgttttatgcctcatgtccactgaaagaaaaaaaaacaactctaaaatacaaaagttattcagactgatcataaactaaagaaataaaatcccttatttccttactgcaggctccctgtgatcctggctggcacctctgctgtcctttactgctctgtcctgtcctcaAATCCTGTCTTCAaacctcctgtctcttctctcttgctttctctgcacattttttatgatttcctgGTCATTTCCCCCCTCACtttctttcactccttcctctcttctgtctctgtttctctttaataacaatatttcagagctgttctcatgtctCGTCATGCCTTTTTTGGAATGTTAAATGTGGgtcatctcctgtcttttcctcttcactcacacatgaaccaaaataaaaatattgagaaataaaacctatgaaacatactgatatattgagtttaaatgcttgaaatgtttcttgatgagattagaaaattctccctcttcttcaaataaatgaactgttcTAAACTCCCCTGGattagctgaaaaatacatcagTATTAACTGTTGATTGAACCACCCAAAAGTGTTAGGACGAGCTTAAACATCTGCCGTAGTACAGTATAATAATCCAAAACATCCTATATGATGGCAAAGCACTGACAGGGAGCACTTTCCTGCACAATGaatactttaatcattttgccagtaatacttttcattcatatttcataaagggTTTTTAGTCTTATCCTGGAATGTAATATTGatcttgctgtctttcattttcagtgcggtTGTGTTGTCGTTGGTATTAGCTGATAATACTGACAGCCAGCCAGCAAAATCAGTCAGAGTTTCGCAAACCGGGAACATCAATCTGTgtagcagcttctgctgctgctgctgctgctgctgctggtggcgacatctgctttttgaaaaagcttcagaTATCCATTATGAGTCGACTCTGGAAAGCGTATGCTGAGGAGTATACAAAGTTCATGGAGGACATTCTGAAGAAGCGGTATGCAGAACAGGTTCCACCTCAGCAGCTTAATAGGAAAGATGGACATGTGTGGTACATCCCCCATCACGGGGTTtaccacaaacaaaaacacaaactgagagTGGTGTTTGACTGCACGTCCTCGTTCAAGGGAACATCCCTAAACAAGGAGCTCCTCCAAGGACCAGATTTAACAAACACACTTATAGGAGTCCTCCTAAGGTTTCGTCAGGAGAACATCGCAATCATGGCAGACATTGAAGCAATGTTTTATCAAGTTCGTGTTGACGAGAGGGACAGAGACCTTCTGAGGTTTTTATGGTGGCCACAAGGTGATATCAGCAAACCACAGGAGGTTTACAGAATGAAAGTCCACCTGTCTGGAGCGGTATCATCCCCAAGCATTGCTCATTTTGCCCTACATCAAACTGCCAATGACAACCAAGAGCATTTCCCGGATGAGGtcataaaaacaatcaaaactaACTTTTATGTGGACGACTGTCTCAGATCTGTGCCAACCAAGAATGAAGCAATTCGACTCGTAAAAGATCTGACAGAAGCCTGCTCCCAGGGAGGCTTCACATTAAAAAAGTGGGTCAGTAACAACTGTGAAGTTTTGGCAAGTGTTCCTGAGTCGCACAGAGCGAAGACAGTCAAAGACCTGATCCGTAGCTGTTACATATGGAGGCCAGTAGGGGCCATAAAAGAAGCAAGACACCTCTTAAAAGAACATTTCGggaattaaatgaaaatatctgATGCTTACCtggaaaaagttttgaactggACAGCCATTAaggctgaagatgaaaaaatgTTGCAGGAATAGGCCCTGTATTTGAGAGGTTGTTGCAATGTCACACAGGATTTACAGTATTTGGAAGAACCTGATATCCTGTCCAACTTAAGACTCATGGCATCAAAACTACCCTATAAACTGAGGGAAAGATGGCGATCCACGGCTTATGAGATACAACAACAGAC
Above is a window of Salarias fasciatus chromosome 7, fSalaFa1.1, whole genome shotgun sequence DNA encoding:
- the LOC115392289 gene encoding cytochrome P450 2F2-like, which produces MLVSAVLVLVCVCFIVLRLTPRRPKNFPPGPAVLPMLGNLLSLSLDNPLADFERLRKSYGNIYSLYLGPTPAVFLNGVKAIREAMVVKGTDFAGRPQDMFVNHVSDHGKTKVGVILADYGSSWKEHRRFALMTLRNFGMGKNSMEDRIHGEIKYVVKTLEGSIGKPFSPQVMFHNAASNIICQVLFGTRYDYDDNFIKVIVQCFTENAKMANGPWAMLYDSLPIIRNLPLPFRKAFKNGVTVRALGRQLLTEHKKTRVPGEPRDFLDCYLDELDKRGEDSSFSEDQLIMYFLDLHFAGTDTTSNTLLTGFFYLMNFPHIQERCQQEIDRVLEGKDQVSFEDRHNMPYMQAVIHEVQRVANTVPLSVFHCTTKDTELMGYSIPKGMMIIENLTSVLNEEGQWKFPHEFNPENFLNDQGEFFKPEAFMPFSAGPRMCLGEGLARMELFLILVTLLRKFKFIWPEDAGEPDFTPVYGVTLTPKPYHMKVELRSTQ